The genomic region TGTAGTTATAATCATAGGAAAGAATGAAATGAGAAAGTTCTTTGTATggagtttatataaatttttagctCTTTCTCCAGACGGAGGAATAGATTATCATTGTTgtccataatttttttatggacattaatattaataatttttataggaGCATGTATGTCCTGAATTTGGAAGGTATTTTTGATCTACTTATTATATCAAAACATTGTCAATACCTTCAAAGGAGTACATTTTTGCTAGTTTTGATCTTTTTGGACATGAACGCCCGATTGGCTGCGTATACATTGTGCACCTACTAATGTGTGTTCAACTTCTGGCTGAGATCTGgttatttaacttttatgaaaaacaaagtgaacaTTAAACTTGCTAATCTAAAGATAGAGGTTTAAATTTGTCTTACTTATTTCATTGTCCGTCCTTGATTAAATTCCTTTTCCTCTTTCatgatttttatcttttaaaacatGTCTTGGGGCCTATTGGGCAGTCGGCATTTAATTTTACATGCTGAAAAGTGATTGTTTGATTTactttaaaacttaaaagcaTCTGAAATAGAGAGCAAAATCCATGGTTTATTATGCATTTATAAGATCGGGTAAATGGTGTGAGCTGTGAAATTTCCTTTAGAAATTATAGGCATGTAATTTAGTTTAAAGAAGACATAATATGTGAGGTATTGATAtcttatttttaagtttcttaTGAGTACAATGTAAGGATTTGAACTTCTTACAATcatcatattttgattttagaaTTGTTCCATTATATTTTAAaggtattaatattttattgcttTTCCTTTAAGGGTTATTTTGTAGTTTAAAGGGGATCAGTTAGTATGCACAAGAGTATTGTGAGAAAATTAGAGAGCTCTTGATGTAGAAAATGATGCTTTTCTTTGTGACCTTGAGGGGAATTTTAAGGAAATGAATGAGAAAGCATCTAGCAATACCCCATGGAGGTAATTGAAGGATTTCCTTTCAATTCATATAGATTGTAATGCATCAAAGTGATGTGCACACTAGTAACACAATGGCTTTAGGCTTGAAGAGGAAGTGCTCATTTTCAGAGACACTTTGAGGATGATTCTAATCATAAATGTTTCTACTCATGGTTCAGTGGAAGAATGAATAAACTAATCTAAACAACGTctaaaatgttaattttttttttatgttttcttcCTGCTTCACTTGACCCACATGACACTCATAACGTGTTTCTGTGGTCCACTTGAATATCTGTGTACGATATTgctcaaaatttaaataatatcttGAGTTAGCATTGTTCTTATATACTGAACACTATAGTTTGTAACatgtcttctttttcttgaaattcttcctATGAAATATGTCAGGTGATTGCACTAACAGTTGTATCTATTGGTGTTGCAATTGCTACGGTTACTGATTTACAATTCAGCCTCTTTGGAGCTTGTGTAGCATTGGCATGGATAATACCTAGTGCTGTCAATAAAATCCTTTGGTCCAACATGCAGCAACAAGAGAATTGGACAGCATTGTCGTATGTTGCAAGCTCTTTTGAGCACCTGTAGTTTATTAGGGAGTTCTGGATGGAAGGAATGCAAAGGATAAGCTAAGCCCAAGAAAAACAATAGGATAgaaagaataataaaactttcatgtttTGTATTTAAAGGGGAGACAAAAATAATTAGCATTGCATATTTGGCTAGCCACAGCTACAAAGAGAAACTTTTAGGAGTTACCCTTTATTAACGGGTGAAATGGCCTTATCAATGAAAATTCTTCAATACCTATTTTCTGTCCTTATTCCACTAGTTGTTGCGGACAATAAAACTGGAATGGTAAAagatgattaattttttttcatccaTGTCCCTAAGGTGACAACTTTGTAGTTTGATCTCAATGCTTTCAGGTTCAAACTGCTAGGAAGACGGTGGGGTTTATGGGACCAGGGCGGGCTACATCTTGTTGTGTATCCTAAGGCCTAATGGATTATCCCAAAATGAatccttttcttcttaaatataaaaaacggATTTATATTATCCTTGggcttttcttttcctttccattcTTCCAATATCCAAACAAGTTGTTCTTCTACCTTATATTGATTTTGTTGCTAAAAGTAAATTTGCTGCTTGTTGAAGTTATGAATTTGTTGCACAGGTTAATGTGGAAAACAACACCAATCACTTTGCTTTTTCTGGTTTCTATGATTCCTTTCCTTGATCCCCCTGGTGTGCTTGCCTTCCATTGGAGCTTCAATAATACATCAGCTATCCTCATGTCAGCTTTTCTTGGCTTCTTGCTTCAGTGGTCAGGAGCTTTGGCACTTGGGTAAATTCGTCTTTACATTAACTGTTCAACTATTCTTGTTGTTTTTCAACTAATTGATCTGTGTTACAAGGCTCTGCTTTGGTCAAACAATTGCTTTTTGTGCTTGTCCTGCATGGCCATTATGATACAGTTCTTGCAATAAATCTACTTaagaaagaataaacaaaCTCGCAAAGTCATTCTTGGATATCTTTGATAAAGTTTTCTATGTTGAAGCTGAGTTGTCACTAGGCTCCAGGTTGGCTTGTTGAAACTACATTTGGAAGTCAAATCTctcaaaatggaaaagaatgcTACATTGCACTGAAGATGTTACAAGAGATAATATTGGACTTGGTTTACATGTACTTGGCTTGTACAAATTTCAGtcctaaatttttttattctgcCTTTAGAGAGTTCCAATCAGTTAATTATTTCTATCCCTTTCTTGCCTTTCTCTAACAAATCATGGATTGAGAGCTTCCACACTATTGCAATATCCTTCCTTTTTAATAGCGATACCCTTCTTTCTATATATTGGTTTCCTTCTCTTATACATTGCTTTGATTTAGAAATCATAAATTGTAGTTTGAATTCCTGTAGCatatgaaaatggaaaaggaaaataaaaattctgaCTAGAACGATACCTTTTGACCTGCAGTAGCTATTCCCTTGTCAGATTTGAACCAAACCTAAGAATACATATTCCACTAGGAATAACACTTGAAATGAATAGCTATTCCCATGAACCAAACATGTTTTTAGAGACTTAAATATTCTTGAAATGAagtatacaaaaataattctataggAATGGAGGTGATCTTCTTGTTTATTGAATCAATGTTTTTGAGACCTTATTTCTATCAGATTCATGTGCATGTAGTTTTAGACTTTGCACCtacaaaattttagaattctGTAATCTCAGAATGGCAACATGATTTTGTTGGATGCATGACATATGTTCTCATACATATTGGATATATTAGTTTTTCGTAGCTAACCTAATTAAAAATGTACAGAAAATAAACTAAGGAAAATGATGGATAATTTGAACTTCTCTTGTTCGTTTCTATATTTCAAGAGGGATAGAGGTTTCTAGACAACTAGAAAGAAAGTTACAAACAGACTTAATTCTTAAGTAATGGGGtattacatttttttgtaattgttAATATTCAGCTTTGATAATTTGTTTCTGATTAAGCTCATTGGttgttttgtattttatttatcaacTTTCAGGGCAACGTCTGCTATTTCCCATGTAGTTCTTGGACAATTCAAAACTTGTGTTCTGTTTCTTGGAAGTTATTACCTTTTCGGCTCAAATCCAGGCACAACCAGTATTTGTGGAGCGTTTGTAGCTATTGGTGGCATGTCCTTTTTCACATACCTCAATTTACATGCTAAGCAGCAACCGTTGCCTTTGAAAGTTTCCTCCTCTTTGCCAAAGTCTAAGTTGAGTGAAAGCAATGGGGAGAACCGGGATGGATTTGGAGCAGAAAGTGtttaacaaaaagaattttCCATGGATACTACTTGGCATGAGATGCTAAAAGTCTATTAACCTAATGCTTTGCTTACAGATTTTTTCGGAATCTAATCATGTCAATGTTCATAGAGTAACGGATTCAAGTAGAGTTGCAGCTTTTGACAATAACCTTCCTTTAACAGCTGTTGTGCAAGATGTAGCAAAGTGCtttattattatgtttatggttCAAGCATTGTACATATATGAttgatttaaatgattttacacTTGCAAAAAATCTTGCTGCTGAGACTTTAACGACAGCCCTGATGTCTGGTATATGGATACTACATGAGTGGAGAAAATGtattgagagagaaaggagaggggatgaagaagaagaagagccAAAGGAGATAGGGAGACAGAGGAGAAAGAAATAGTACTTCCTCTGTTTCAATGTGTTTGTGAATATCTTCTCTTCAAGATGTTTCAAAATTAGTGTTTTCACTTTTAACGTCTAATACTCCCTAGTTTTTACATACACATttcatattgaaaattttcatgattaattttgactattttgcattaaaaactatttgagtataaaaaaaaatttctttgttta from Theobroma cacao cultivar B97-61/B2 chromosome 9, Criollo_cocoa_genome_V2, whole genome shotgun sequence harbors:
- the LOC18589444 gene encoding uncharacterized membrane protein At1g06890, which encodes MLCSREIFSFLVRKDVRKILKRKDSDAGERGKALEDLRASLFNKFHSSESAKRQQQRSCGPVAALTFNFMVAVGIIFMNKWVLKNVGFQFPVFLTFIHYAVSWALMAILNSFSLLPASPPSKSTPLSLFTLGIVMSLSTGLANVSLKYNSVGFYQMAKIAVTPSIVLAEFIWYKKKVTFSKVIALTVVSIGVAIATVTDLQFSLFGACVALAWIIPSAVNKILWSNMQQQENWTALSLMWKTTPITLLFLVSMIPFLDPPGVLAFHWSFNNTSAILMSAFLGFLLQWSGALALGATSAISHVVLGQFKTCVLFLGSYYLFGSNPGTTSICGAFVAIGGMSFFTYLNLHAKQQPLPLKVSSSLPKSKLSESNGENRDGFGAESV